In Zea mays cultivar B73 chromosome 7, Zm-B73-REFERENCE-NAM-5.0, whole genome shotgun sequence, the following proteins share a genomic window:
- the LOC118472934 gene encoding uncharacterized protein has product MDNNNYGQGAVRLAASVTSSEDSGHGFGAWAEACSDLGVPTASSREHLGMAEACYFGGEERRSRGLVPWQKEGLDPMLKADQGRASVKPCRTPARCWAPPAPMGSSCRARTPGKLGFEGNMGRAALARLSARPARGVGWHGGMELGRRAPTMAGTSNSALWRGAGPA; this is encoded by the coding sequence ATGGACAACAACAACTATGGACAAGGAGCAGTGAGGCTCGCGGCTAGCGTCACTTCCAGTGAGGATTCCGGCCATGGATTTGGAGCCTGGGCAGAGGCGTGCAGCGACTTGGGAGTCCCGACGGCGAGCTCGAGAGAACACTTGGGCATGGCGGAGGCTTGCTATTTTGGTGGGGAAGAGAGGAGGAGCAGGGGCCTAGTGCCATGGCAAAAAGAGGGGCTCGACCCAATGCTCAAAGCCGACCAGGGAAGGGCGTCGGTCAAGCCTTGCCGCACACCTGCGCGGTGCTGGGCGCCTCCAGCGCCCATGGGGAGTTCATGCAGGGCAAGGACGCCAGGGAAGCTCGGATTTGAGGGGAACATGGGGAGAGCGGCCCTGGCGCGGCTGAGCGCGCGTCCTGCTAGAGGCGTCGGCTGGCATGGAGGAATGGAGCTCGGGCGCCGAGCGCCCACCATGGCAGGGACGTCGAACTCGGCTCTGTGGAGAGGAGCAGGGCCGGCATGA